A genomic stretch from Helianthus annuus cultivar XRQ/B chromosome 1, HanXRQr2.0-SUNRISE, whole genome shotgun sequence includes:
- the LOC110882231 gene encoding splicing factor U2af small subunit B: MAEHLASIFGTEKDRVNCPFYFKIGACRHGDRCSRLHTKPSISPTLLLSNMYQRPDMITPGVDPQGQPLDPSKIQDHFEDFYEDLFEELGKYGEIESLNICDNLADHMVGNVYAQFREEEHAAAALQNLSGRFYAGRPIIVDFSPVTDFREATCRQYEENVCNRGGYCNFMHLKKINKDLRRQLFGRRRRSRSRSRSPPRHRNHDDRPSGGGRGGGGYSDHRHSDRSRRPRSRSPARRSGRSRSPDGKRNRSPVREGSAERRAKIEQWNREKEAKSANATD, from the exons ATGGCGGAGCATTTAGCATCCATATTCGGAACCGAGAAGGACAGAGTCAACTGTCCGTTCTACTTCAAGATCGGAGCATGCCGCCATGGCGATCGATGCTCAAGGCTCCACACCAAACCTAGCATCAGCCCTACACTATTACTCTCCAATATGTACCAGCGTCCCGATATGATCACTCCTGGTGTTGATCCGCAAGGTCAGCCACTTGATCCGAGCAAAATACAGGATCACTTCGAG GACTTTTACGAAGATCTGTTTGAAGAGTTGGGAAAATACGGAGAGATTGAAAGCCTAAACATATGTGATAACTTGGCTGACCATATG GTAGGAAATGTGTACGCACAGTTTAGGGAAGAAGAACATGCTGCAGCTGCTCTCCAGAATCTGAGTGGAAGGTTTTATGCGG GTCGCCCCATTATTGTTGACTTTTCTCCAGTCACTGATTTTCGTGAAGCTACATGTAGACAATATGAAGAAAACGTATGCAATCGAGGTGGTTATTGCAACTTCATGCATCTGAAAAAGATTAACAA AGATTTGAGGAGACAGTTATTTGGGAGACGTAGGAGAAGTAGAAGCAGAAGCCGTAGTCCACCAAGGCACCGGAATCACGATGACCGCCCTTCAGGCGGCGGTCGTGGTGGCGGTGGTTACTCCGATCACCGCCACAGTGACAGAAGCAGGAGGCCTAGAAGTAGGAGCCCAGCAAGAAGATCTGGTCGGAGCAGAAGCCCGGACGGAAAGAGAAACCGCAGCCCAGTTAGAGAAGGCAGTGCTGAACGAAGGGCTAAGATTGAACAATGGAACCGAGAAAAAGAAGCAAAATCAGCTAATGCAACGGATTAA
- the LOC110882664 gene encoding histone deacetylase HDT1 has protein sequence MEFWGVEVKSGQPLEVKLGEGKVLHLSQACLGELKNNKPSDSVYLHINIESKKLVLGTLNSERLPQQLFDLVIDKDFTLSHNWKNGSVYFYGYQADQPIDESELEEESDSDEEDALPLPVVNGKKEDKPVVVKQEEKKEAVPAESKKKDGKQKVQIVEPSKDSDSDDSDSDDSDSMSEGSDEDDEDSSDSEDSSDEEEETPKKQQSGKKRANESAMKTPASDKKAKLSTPQKTDGKKAGGHVATPHPSKQTKTPANKSNQKSPASASTDGAHSCKPCNRTFKSDSALQSHNQAKHK, from the exons ATGGAGTTTTGGG GTGTCGAGGTTAAAAGTGGTCAACCACTAGAAGTAAAGCTTGGTGAAGGCAAAGTTTTACATCTTTCACAG GCTTGTCTTGGAGAACTCAAGAATAACAAACCAAGTGACTCCGTTTACTTGCACATCAACATTGAGTCCAAAAAGCTTGTTCTCGGAACACTCAATTCTGAGAGATTGCCTCAACAGCTATTCGACTTGGTGATTGACAAAGATTTCACTTTGTCACACAACTGGAAAAATGGCAGTGTCTACTTCTATGGATACCAAGCTGACCAACCTATTGATGAATCTGAATTAGAAGAAGAATCTG ATTCTGATGAAGAAGATGCTCTTCCACTTCCAGTTGTTAATG GCAAGAAAGAAGATAAGCCAGTGGTGGTGAAGCAGGAGGAAAAGAAAGAAGCTGTTCCAGCGGAGtccaagaagaaagatggtaagCAGAAAGTGCAGATTGTAGAACCTTCGAAAGATTCCGACTCTGATGATTCCGACTCTGATGACAGTGATTCAATGTCTGAAGGTTCAGACGAG gaTGATGAGGATTCCTCTGATAGTGAAGACAGCAGTGACGAGGAGGAAGAGACACCAAAGAAG CAACAATCTGGAAAGAAGAGAGCTAATGAGTCTGCAATGAAGACCCCTGCAAGTGACAAAAAGGCAAAACTGTCTACCCCTCAGAAGACTG ATGGCAAGAAAGCAGGAGGACATGTGGCGACACCTCACCCCTCAAAGCAAACCAAGACGCCAGCAAACAAGTCAAATCAGAAAAGCCCAGCCTCTGCTTCTACTGATGGTGCACATTCTTGCAAACCATGCAACAG GACCTTCAAGTCCGATAGTGCTCTTCAATCTCACAACCAGGCTAAGCACAAGTAA